Genomic segment of Microbacterium sp. M28:
CACAGGGCGGCACGGTCTGGGTGCACGACTACCAGCTGCAGCTCGTGCCCGAGATGGTGCGCGCTCTGCGCCCCGATGTCACGATCGGCTACTTCCACCACATCCCGTTCCCCGCACACGGCCTGTACGCGCAGCTGCCCTGGCGCGATCAGGTGCTGCGCGGACTGCTCGGTGCGGACGTGATCGGCTTCCAGCGCACGCAGGACGCCAGCTACTTCCTCGCCGCGGTCCGCCGCCGGCTGCGCCACGAGGTGAAGGGATCGAACGTCACGGTTCCGGAGGAGGACGGCACGCGCACGGTCCTGGCCAAGGCGTTCCCGATCTCGATCGACACGGTGCCGTACATCGAACTCGCCGCGCGCCCCGACATCCAGGCGCGGGCGGCCGAGATCCGCGAGAGCCTGGGCAATCCCAAGAAGATCCTCCTCGGCGTCGACCGGCTGGACTACACCAAGGGCATCCGGCACCGCATCAAGGCATACGCGGAGCTGGTCGCGCAGGGCACGCTGAACGTCGAGGACGTGACGTTCGTGCAGGTGGCGAGCCCCAGCCGCGAGCGCGTCGACTCCTACGTCCAGCTGCGCGACGAGATCGAGCTCTCGGTCGGCCGGCTCAACGGCGACTACGACACGATGGGCCATACCGCCATCCGCTATCTGCACCAGGGCTTCCCGAGGGAGGAGATGGTGGCGCTGTATCTCGCGGCCGACGTCATGCTCGTGACGGCCCTCCGCGACGGCATGAACCTCGTGGCGAAGGAGTACGTCGCAACCAGACGCGACAACCGCGGCGTCCTCGTGCTCAGCGAGTTCACCGGGGCCGCGGACGAGCTCCGCCAGGCCGTGCGCGTCAATCCGCACGACATCGAAGGGCTCAAGGACGCCATCATGACGGCCGTCCAGATGCCGTCTGCCGAGCAGGGACGGCGCATGCGCGCCCTGCGCAAGCGCGTGCTCGAGCACGACGTCAACGCGTGGTCATCGTCGTTCCTCTCCGCTCTGCGGGCCGCGCAGAACAAGCCGACCTCGTCGTCGTGAGAGGCTGGGAAATGCCCGCCTGCCTGAAGGAGACACCGCAGTGACCCGCACCTGGACGCCTGGAACCGCCGACGACGCACTGACCGCGATCGCCACCACGCCGCGGCTCGTGATCGCGCTCGACTTCGACGGTGTGGCCTCGCCGCTTGTTCCGGAACCGATGGCGGCCAGGGCGCTCCCCGCGGTCAAGGAGCAGATCGCACGGCTCGTCGCGCTTCCCGACACGCTCGTCGCCTTTGTCTCCGGTCGCAGCATGCAC
This window contains:
- a CDS encoding alpha,alpha-trehalose-phosphate synthase (UDP-forming), with translation MTVAEFVVVANRLPVDRVHGPDGEEIWRTSPGGLVAALEPVMHSVDGAWVGWPGQADLELEPFEAGGLRLIPVALSEEEVEEYYEGFANDTIWPLYHDVIAPPQYHREWWEAYVTVNRRFAEAAASAVAQGGTVWVHDYQLQLVPEMVRALRPDVTIGYFHHIPFPAHGLYAQLPWRDQVLRGLLGADVIGFQRTQDASYFLAAVRRRLRHEVKGSNVTVPEEDGTRTVLAKAFPISIDTVPYIELAARPDIQARAAEIRESLGNPKKILLGVDRLDYTKGIRHRIKAYAELVAQGTLNVEDVTFVQVASPSRERVDSYVQLRDEIELSVGRLNGDYDTMGHTAIRYLHQGFPREEMVALYLAADVMLVTALRDGMNLVAKEYVATRRDNRGVLVLSEFTGAADELRQAVRVNPHDIEGLKDAIMTAVQMPSAEQGRRMRALRKRVLEHDVNAWSSSFLSALRAAQNKPTSSS